One window of the Vicinamibacteria bacterium genome contains the following:
- the rpoC gene encoding DNA-directed RNA polymerase subunit beta', with translation MIPMRPNLEAGRVVIDFDSIKIRLASPEKIRSWSHGEVTKPETINYRTFKPERDGLFCAKIFGPITDWECLCGKYKRMKHRGVICDKCGVEVTQSKVRRERMGHIELACPVSHVWFFKGLPSRIGHLLDISLRDLERILYFESYVVVDPGDCPEVKRQELVSDDRYRQLREKYAKLRCAMGAEAIKELLRRVDVEKDAVELREKMRTENSVQKKIKYAKRLKVVEAFRKSGNKPEWMILDAIPVIPPELRPLVPLDGGRFATSDLNDLYRRVINRNNRLKKLIELRAPDVIVRNEKRMLQEAVDALFDNGRRGRVLRGANNRPLKSLSDTLKGKQGRFRQNLLGKRVDYSGRSVIVVGPELKLHQCGLPKKMALELFKPFIYSKLEKEGLVTTIKAAKEMVEQQRPEVWDFLEDVIREHPVLLNRAPTLHRLGIQAFEPILVEGKAIKIHPLVCTAFNADFDGDQMAVHVPLSPEAQIEASVLMLSSNNILSPANGQPIAIPSQDIVLGVYYLTKEKKGTKGEGRAFASIDDVVIALEHEEVETLTPVRLMYSGELIDLTTVYDDQDVIHTEVQTVRNQILNTTVGRVILNDHLPPGLPFVNGLLRKKGLQLLVQYGYLRFGLEKTVEMLDAIKNLGFLYATKAGISIGIDDLVIPEVKDKLVSSAQKEVIDVEKQYLDGAITNGERYNKVISIWSSVTEKVADAMFKEMEKQDQDGSEFNPIYIMADSGARGSKQQIRQLAGMRGLMARPSGEIIENPITSNFREGLTVLQYFISTHGARKGLADTALKTADSGYLTRRLVDVSQDVIISDHDCGTVDGIEIKPIIESGEVIEPLRDRIVGRVSLENIKDPFGGQVIVKINEEITEETANAIQASGIEKVKIRSVLTCESQRGVCALCYGRDLATGKLVEMGMAVGVIAAQSIGEPGTQLTMRTFHIGGTASHRTEQTTLEAKNGGIVKFHNLTTVKNKKGDLVVMNRSGALIIHDQKGRERERHAVVYGAKLKVKDGSEVKQGQLLVEWDPYSFTILTEEEGQVAFRDVLDGQTVHEQVDENTGMAALVIMESPDEKKQPRIEIKDAKGKVQRKYLLPSGAHLMVEDGNEVAAGDVLAKIPRETAKTKDITGGLPRVVELFEARRPKEPAVITEIDGGVKYGDVAKQHRKIFVTGDDGDQREYQLPRGAHINVQEGERVKAGEPLMDGPIDPHDILRVRGEKELQRYLVDEIQEVYRLQGVNINDKHIEVIARQMMRWVKIEDVGETEFLIDEVVDKFRFLADNERMVGQGKKPATGRPLLLGITKASLSTDSFISAASFQETTRVLTEAAISGKVDYLRGLKENVIMGRLIPAGTGMEFYRRIKIPEDVVERTAPGLEGSYEADYVVEPEHIKEGAEV, from the coding sequence ATGATTCCCATGAGGCCGAACCTGGAAGCGGGACGGGTGGTGATCGACTTCGATTCCATCAAGATCCGGCTGGCCAGCCCGGAGAAGATCCGGTCCTGGTCCCACGGCGAGGTCACCAAGCCGGAGACCATCAACTACCGGACCTTCAAGCCGGAGCGGGACGGTCTGTTCTGCGCCAAGATCTTCGGTCCCATCACGGACTGGGAGTGCCTCTGCGGCAAGTACAAGCGCATGAAGCACCGGGGCGTTATTTGCGACAAGTGCGGGGTGGAGGTCACGCAGTCCAAGGTGCGCCGCGAGCGCATGGGCCACATCGAGCTCGCCTGCCCGGTGTCCCACGTCTGGTTCTTCAAGGGTCTGCCGAGCCGGATCGGCCACCTGCTGGACATCAGCCTGCGCGACCTGGAGCGCATCCTCTACTTCGAGTCCTACGTGGTCGTCGATCCCGGGGACTGCCCGGAGGTGAAGCGCCAGGAGCTGGTGAGCGACGACCGCTACCGGCAACTCCGGGAGAAGTACGCCAAGCTGCGCTGCGCGATGGGGGCGGAAGCCATCAAGGAGCTCTTGCGCCGGGTGGACGTGGAGAAGGACGCGGTAGAGCTGCGCGAGAAGATGCGGACCGAGAACTCCGTCCAGAAGAAGATCAAGTACGCCAAGCGGCTCAAGGTGGTGGAGGCTTTCCGCAAGAGCGGCAACAAGCCGGAGTGGATGATCCTGGACGCGATCCCGGTCATCCCCCCCGAGCTCCGGCCCCTCGTCCCCCTGGACGGCGGCCGGTTCGCGACTTCGGACCTGAACGACCTCTACCGGCGGGTGATCAACCGCAACAACCGGTTGAAGAAGCTGATCGAGCTGCGCGCCCCCGACGTCATCGTGCGCAACGAGAAGCGCATGCTGCAGGAGGCGGTGGATGCCCTCTTCGACAACGGACGCCGGGGCCGGGTCCTGCGGGGGGCCAACAACCGCCCCCTGAAGTCCCTCTCCGACACCCTGAAGGGCAAGCAGGGGCGGTTCCGCCAGAACCTGCTGGGCAAGCGCGTGGACTACTCGGGCCGCTCCGTGATCGTGGTCGGCCCGGAGCTGAAACTCCACCAGTGCGGCCTGCCCAAGAAGATGGCCCTGGAGCTCTTCAAGCCCTTCATCTATAGCAAGCTCGAGAAGGAAGGCCTCGTCACCACCATCAAGGCGGCCAAGGAGATGGTGGAGCAGCAGCGGCCCGAGGTCTGGGACTTCCTGGAGGACGTGATCCGCGAGCACCCCGTGCTCCTGAACCGAGCCCCCACCCTGCACCGGCTGGGCATCCAGGCCTTCGAGCCCATCCTCGTCGAGGGCAAGGCCATCAAGATCCATCCCTTGGTCTGCACCGCCTTTAACGCGGACTTCGACGGGGACCAGATGGCGGTGCACGTCCCCCTCTCCCCCGAGGCCCAGATCGAGGCCAGCGTGCTCATGCTGTCCTCCAACAATATCCTCTCCCCCGCCAACGGGCAGCCTATCGCCATCCCCAGCCAGGACATCGTGCTCGGCGTCTACTACCTCACCAAGGAGAAGAAGGGAACGAAGGGCGAGGGGCGGGCTTTCGCCAGCATCGATGACGTGGTCATCGCCCTCGAGCACGAGGAGGTCGAGACCCTCACCCCCGTCCGCCTCATGTACTCGGGGGAGCTGATCGACCTTACCACCGTCTACGACGACCAAGACGTGATCCACACCGAGGTCCAGACCGTCCGGAACCAGATCCTCAACACCACCGTGGGACGGGTCATCCTGAACGACCACCTCCCCCCCGGCCTCCCCTTCGTGAACGGCCTCCTCCGCAAGAAGGGCCTCCAGCTGCTCGTGCAGTACGGCTACCTGCGCTTCGGCCTGGAAAAGACGGTGGAGATGCTGGATGCCATCAAGAACCTGGGCTTCCTCTACGCCACCAAGGCCGGGATCTCTATCGGCATCGACGACCTCGTGATCCCGGAGGTCAAGGACAAGCTGGTCTCCTCCGCCCAGAAGGAGGTCATCGACGTCGAAAAGCAGTATCTGGACGGGGCCATCACCAACGGCGAGCGCTACAACAAGGTGATCTCCATCTGGTCCAGCGTGACGGAAAAAGTGGCGGATGCCATGTTCAAGGAGATGGAGAAGCAGGACCAGGACGGGTCGGAGTTCAACCCCATCTACATCATGGCCGACTCCGGGGCCCGCGGCTCCAAACAGCAGATCCGGCAGCTGGCGGGCATGCGCGGCCTCATGGCGCGGCCCAGCGGGGAGATCATCGAGAACCCCATCACCTCGAACTTCCGCGAGGGTCTCACCGTGCTGCAGTACTTCATCTCGACCCACGGGGCCCGCAAGGGCCTCGCCGACACCGCGCTCAAGACCGCGGATTCGGGCTACCTGACCCGCCGCCTGGTCGATGTCTCTCAAGACGTGATCATCAGCGACCACGACTGCGGCACCGTGGACGGGATCGAGATCAAGCCCATCATCGAGTCGGGAGAGGTAATCGAGCCCCTGCGCGACCGCATCGTGGGCCGGGTGAGCCTGGAGAACATCAAGGATCCCTTCGGAGGCCAGGTCATCGTGAAGATCAACGAGGAGATCACGGAAGAGACGGCCAACGCCATCCAGGCCTCGGGAATCGAGAAGGTGAAGATTCGCTCCGTGCTTACCTGCGAGTCGCAGCGCGGGGTGTGCGCGCTCTGCTACGGCCGCGACCTGGCCACCGGCAAGCTGGTGGAGATGGGGATGGCGGTGGGGGTGATCGCCGCCCAGTCCATCGGGGAGCCCGGTACCCAGCTCACCATGCGCACCTTCCACATCGGGGGTACGGCCAGCCACCGCACCGAGCAGACGACGCTGGAAGCCAAGAACGGGGGAATCGTCAAGTTCCACAACCTGACCACGGTCAAGAACAAGAAGGGCGACCTCGTGGTCATGAACCGGTCGGGCGCGCTCATCATCCACGACCAGAAGGGCCGCGAACGGGAGCGCCACGCGGTGGTGTACGGGGCCAAGCTGAAGGTCAAGGACGGGTCGGAGGTGAAGCAGGGGCAGCTCCTGGTGGAGTGGGACCCCTACTCCTTCACCATCTTGACCGAAGAGGAAGGACAGGTGGCCTTCCGGGACGTGCTCGACGGGCAGACCGTGCACGAGCAGGTGGACGAGAACACGGGTATGGCCGCCCTCGTCATCATGGAGTCCCCGGACGAGAAGAAGCAGCCGCGCATCGAGATCAAGGACGCCAAGGGCAAGGTGCAGCGGAAGTACCTCCTGCCCTCGGGCGCCCACCTCATGGTGGAGGACGGCAACGAGGTGGCGGCGGGCGACGTGCTGGCCAAGATCCCGCGGGAGACGGCCAAGACCAAGGACATCACGGGCGGTCTGCCCCGGGTGGTGGAGCTGTTCGAGGCCCGGCGCCCCAAGGAGCCCGCGGTCATCACCGAGATCGACGGGGGGGTGAAGTACGGAGACGTGGCCAAGCAGCACCGCAAGATCTTCGTGACCGGCGACGATGGGGACCAGCGCGAGTACCAGCTCCCCCGCGGCGCCCACATCAACGTCCAGGAAGGGGAGCGGGTCAAGGCCGGGGAGCCCCTCATGGACGGCCCCATCGATCCCCACGACATCCTGCGGGTGCGGGGGGAGAAGGAGCTGCAGCGGTACCTGGTGGACGAGATCCAGGAGGTCTACCGCCTGCAGGGGGTGAACATCAACGACAAGCACATCGAGGTCATCGCCCGGCAGATGATGCGCTGGGTGAAGATCGAGGACGTGGGGGAGACGGAGTTCCTGATCGACGAGGTGGTGGACAAGTTCCGCTTCCTGGCCGATAACGAGCGGATGGTGGGCCAGGGCAAGAAGCCGGCCACGGGCCGGCCCCTGCTCTTGGGTATCACCAAAGCCTCGCTCTCCACGGATTCCTTCATCTCCGCGGCCAGCTTCCAGGAGACGACCCGCGTGCTCACCGAGGCCGCCATCAGCGGAAAGGTGGACTACCTCCGGGGCCTCAAGGAGAACGTGATCATGGGTCGGCTCATCCCTGCGGGTACGGGGATGGAGTTCTACCGCCGGATTAAGATTCCGGAGGACGTCGTGGAGCGCACCGCCCCCGGCCTGGAGGGCTCCTACGAGGCCGATTACGTCGTCGAGCCCGAGCACATCAAGGAGGGGGCGGAAGTCTAA
- a CDS encoding HEAT repeat domain-containing protein has protein sequence MRRACSAGVLALATLLACRAQEKPPDVSGLISDLRGADSGKSGQANLALIRIGEPAVPELIEMLKGEDPRLRGLAASTLWGMGPKGKAAVPALAETLSDKDPELRTAAAMALESMGGEARDAVPALARVLGDHDNRARQAAVKALGAIGPAAREALPALTRATKRISWPEAEEAIRLIQGR, from the coding sequence ATGCGGCGCGCATGCTCGGCCGGGGTCCTGGCCCTGGCCACGCTCCTTGCCTGCCGGGCCCAGGAGAAGCCGCCCGACGTCTCCGGTCTCATCTCCGACCTGAGGGGAGCCGACTCGGGGAAGAGCGGCCAAGCCAACCTGGCCCTCATCCGCATCGGCGAACCCGCGGTGCCCGAGCTCATAGAGATGTTGAAAGGCGAGGACCCGCGGCTGCGCGGCCTCGCGGCCTCTACCCTTTGGGGGATGGGTCCCAAGGGGAAGGCCGCCGTCCCCGCTCTGGCGGAGACCCTTTCCGACAAGGACCCGGAGCTGCGGACGGCCGCGGCCATGGCCCTCGAGAGCATGGGTGGGGAGGCCAGGGATGCCGTCCCCGCCCTGGCCAGGGTCCTGGGCGATCACGACAACCGCGCGCGCCAGGCCGCGGTGAAGGCGCTGGGCGCGATCGGTCCCGCGGCCCGGGAGGCCCTGCCCGCCCTCACCCGCGCCACCAAACGGATCTCCTGGCCGGAGGCGGAGGAGGCCATCCGATTGATACAGGGCCGCTAG